One genomic region from Phycisphaerae bacterium encodes:
- a CDS encoding protein-glutamate O-methyltransferase, producing MIAPPTTAATEDISKEQYERFRKLIYAESGINLGAEKAQLVRARLGKRLRQLNLSSYGEYYELVRSDKTGAELCNLLDAISTNTTHLFREKRHFDLLHELISRWWKSGMKRRSTDNFRIWSAGCSSGEEPHSIAMTIADALEGNRRADVRILATDISTRMLKTAREAAYETHRLGTVPPAYCSNYFEKIHDGQGAKARLIQPLRDLITFGRFNLMAPTFPFKHGFDVIFCRNVMIYFDRPTQQGLVNRFAMHLRPGGHLFIGHSESLNGIEHPLAYVEPTVYRKS from the coding sequence ATGATCGCGCCACCCACGACCGCCGCAACCGAAGACATCTCCAAGGAGCAATACGAGCGCTTCCGGAAGCTCATCTACGCCGAGAGCGGCATCAACCTCGGCGCGGAGAAAGCGCAGCTTGTTCGCGCCCGCCTGGGGAAACGCCTTCGCCAACTGAACCTGAGCTCCTACGGCGAATACTACGAACTTGTCCGCAGCGACAAGACGGGGGCCGAACTCTGCAACCTGCTCGACGCGATCTCCACGAACACCACGCACCTCTTTCGCGAGAAGCGACACTTCGATCTGCTTCATGAACTAATATCGCGCTGGTGGAAGTCCGGAATGAAGCGCCGTTCGACGGACAACTTCCGCATCTGGAGCGCCGGTTGTTCCAGCGGCGAGGAGCCGCACTCCATTGCCATGACCATTGCCGATGCCCTGGAGGGAAATCGGCGCGCGGATGTCCGCATCCTGGCGACGGACATCTCCACGCGCATGTTGAAAACCGCTCGTGAAGCGGCTTATGAAACGCATCGTCTCGGTACGGTACCGCCCGCCTACTGCTCGAATTACTTTGAGAAAATCCATGACGGGCAAGGGGCGAAGGCCCGGCTGATTCAGCCGCTGCGGGATCTCATCACCTTCGGGCGTTTCAACCTCATGGCCCCGACGTTTCCGTTCAAACACGGGTTTGACGTCATTTTCTGCCGGAACGTGATGATCTACTTCGACCGCCCGACGCAACAGGGCCTGGTCAATCGATTCGCCATGCATCTTCGCCCGGGCGGTCATTTGTTTATCGGGCATTCGGAGAGCCTTAACGGAATCGAGCATCCGCTCGCCTATGTGGAGCCGACCGTATACCGAAAAAGCTAG
- a CDS encoding chemotaxis protein CheX: protein MARPNTGTLTTIVSDVLANLAFLFTDGDNANGAGTLETERVWHTRVSYYGPCAGTLCLTSPQAFAELLATNLLGLDRDDPDLPARAEDAVKEFMNILCGQFITTVHGSEDVFNLSIPSVEHDGTGPLNTERGVATDVLCVEGIPLRLIWWAVDLAGTGKSP from the coding sequence ATGGCAAGACCGAATACCGGGACGCTGACGACGATAGTTTCTGATGTGCTCGCCAACCTCGCCTTCCTCTTTACAGATGGCGACAATGCGAACGGAGCAGGCACACTCGAAACCGAGCGGGTCTGGCACACGCGCGTCAGCTACTACGGCCCCTGCGCGGGGACCCTCTGCCTGACAAGCCCGCAGGCCTTCGCCGAGCTGCTCGCCACGAACCTGCTGGGGCTCGACCGCGACGACCCGGATCTTCCCGCGCGGGCGGAGGACGCCGTCAAGGAGTTCATGAACATCCTTTGCGGGCAGTTCATCACCACGGTGCACGGGTCCGAGGACGTATTCAATCTGTCAATTCCCTCCGTGGAGCATGACGGCACCGGACCGCTGAACACGGAACGCGGCGTGGCGACGGACGTGCTCTGCGTCGAGGGAATTCCACTGCGCCTGATCTGGTGGGCGGTCGATCTCGCCGGTACCGGGAAGTCGCCATGA
- a CDS encoding response regulator, translated as MNRDILIVDDSATIRAMIKRTIRMTGLDVGDIREAANGIEALAQLHDHDFAALLVDINMPTMNGVQLLTRMKQVDRLRDIPVVVASTEGSQQRIAELRQLGVAGYVRKPFQPEQLRDVLMPILGVLPDGKTEYRDADDDSF; from the coding sequence ATGAATAGAGACATTCTCATCGTCGACGATTCGGCGACCATCCGCGCCATGATCAAGCGGACCATCCGCATGACCGGCCTGGACGTCGGCGATATTCGCGAAGCCGCCAACGGAATCGAAGCCCTTGCCCAACTGCACGACCACGATTTCGCGGCGCTGCTCGTGGACATCAACATGCCCACGATGAACGGCGTGCAACTGCTCACGCGTATGAAGCAGGTGGATCGCCTGCGCGACATTCCCGTCGTCGTCGCCTCGACCGAGGGAAGTCAGCAGCGTATCGCCGAACTGCGTCAACTGGGCGTGGCCGGATACGTACGCAAGCCCTTTCAGCCGGAACAACTTCGTGACGTGCTGATGCCTATTCTCGGAGTACTGCCCGATGGCAAGACCGAATACCGGGACGCTGACGACGATAGTTTCTGA
- a CDS encoding HDOD domain-containing protein, which yields MTTIAEIVAQVKALPALPDTALKLMKAVGDPRSSVDDIVEAVRYDQVVTADVLRLCNSAYFGLSRKITSLSDAMVCLGTSRVLQLVMSVHTNSLLARPQEGYGLAPGLLWKHSVAVALASSAISTILKLPSAAMAFTAGLLHDIGKVVLSNHVSREFEEIMRLVTERKVSFGEAEQEILGYSHAEVGAQIAEKWSLPETIVRCIRFHHTPHDAHPADPLVDAVHIGDCVCLLLGIGIGEDGLSYRADGAVMERCGLREADLERIGLEVTMELQRVQALFAQGTTDAVGTGAR from the coding sequence ATGACCACGATTGCGGAGATCGTCGCCCAGGTGAAAGCGTTGCCGGCCTTGCCGGACACGGCCTTGAAGCTGATGAAGGCCGTGGGGGATCCGCGAAGCAGTGTCGACGACATTGTCGAGGCCGTGCGATACGACCAGGTGGTCACGGCCGATGTGCTTCGACTCTGCAACTCCGCGTACTTCGGGCTGTCGCGAAAGATCACATCGCTGAGTGACGCGATGGTATGTCTGGGGACCTCCCGGGTGCTGCAACTGGTCATGTCCGTGCATACGAACTCGCTGCTGGCGCGGCCTCAGGAAGGGTACGGGCTTGCACCGGGCCTGCTATGGAAACACTCCGTGGCGGTGGCGTTGGCGTCCTCGGCCATCTCGACGATTCTCAAGCTGCCGAGCGCGGCCATGGCCTTCACCGCCGGGCTCCTCCACGACATTGGCAAGGTGGTGCTGTCCAACCATGTCTCGCGCGAGTTCGAGGAAATCATGCGCCTCGTCACGGAGCGGAAGGTCAGCTTTGGGGAGGCCGAGCAGGAAATCCTCGGATATTCTCACGCGGAGGTCGGAGCGCAGATCGCCGAGAAATGGTCACTCCCCGAGACGATTGTCCGCTGCATACGCTTCCACCATACGCCCCACGATGCCCATCCCGCCGATCCGCTTGTTGATGCGGTCCACATCGGGGATTGCGTCTGCCTGCTGCTGGGAATCGGAATCGGTGAGGACGGACTGAGCTATCGGGCGGACGGTGCCGTGATGGAGCGCTGCGGTCTGCGCGAGGCCGACCTGGAACGAATTGGCTTGGAGGTAACCATGGAACTTCAACGCGTGCAGGCGTTGTTCGCCCAGGGCACGACCGACGCGGTAGGGACGGGGGCGAGGTAG
- a CDS encoding chemotaxis protein CheD: MDQVVDIADVKVSSNPGCTLVTYSLGSCIGVTVWDPEVRVGGMIHYMLPDSSLSKEKAVANPAMFADLGIPKLFRAAYELGATKKRMVVKVAGGSQLLDDAGTFNIGKRNYVMLRKIFWKNGVLIDAEDVGGNISRTVRLDVGTGRVTVRSQGQEVEL, from the coding sequence ATGGACCAAGTCGTGGATATCGCTGATGTCAAGGTCTCCAGCAACCCCGGTTGCACCCTGGTGACCTATTCGCTGGGCAGCTGTATCGGGGTGACGGTCTGGGATCCCGAAGTCCGCGTGGGCGGCATGATCCACTACATGCTTCCGGATTCGTCGCTATCCAAGGAGAAAGCCGTCGCCAATCCCGCGATGTTCGCGGACCTGGGCATTCCCAAGCTGTTTCGTGCCGCCTACGAACTCGGAGCCACCAAGAAGCGCATGGTGGTCAAGGTCGCCGGCGGGTCACAACTCCTGGACGATGCAGGCACGTTCAACATCGGCAAGCGGAACTACGTCATGCTCCGCAAGATCTTCTGGAAGAACGGCGTACTCATCGACGCTGAGGACGTGGGCGGGAATATCAGTCGCACCGTACGGCTTGACGTCGGCACGGGACGCGTGACGGTCCGGAGTCAGGGTCAGGAGGTCGAACTATGA
- a CDS encoding purine-binding chemotaxis protein CheW: protein MDTPVAQQELEQDRSLGGKYLTFLLGGEEYGLEILKVREIIGIMDITKVPQTPSFVEGVINLRGKVIPVIDLRAKFGLERIAYNEQTCIIVVDVGALMGIIVDTVSEVHDIVSSDIEPAPSFGSSIDTSFILGMGKVKDTVKILLDIDRVLTQEELVRIADQVSGA, encoded by the coding sequence ATGGACACGCCCGTCGCTCAGCAGGAGCTGGAACAGGATCGCTCGCTTGGAGGGAAATATCTGACATTCCTGCTCGGCGGCGAGGAATACGGCCTGGAAATTCTGAAGGTGCGCGAGATTATCGGCATCATGGACATCACCAAGGTTCCGCAGACGCCGTCGTTCGTGGAGGGCGTCATCAACCTTCGGGGCAAGGTGATTCCGGTGATCGATCTGCGGGCCAAGTTCGGCCTGGAACGCATCGCTTACAACGAGCAGACATGCATCATCGTCGTCGACGTGGGTGCCCTGATGGGCATCATCGTCGATACGGTGTCCGAGGTGCACGACATCGTGTCTTCGGATATCGAACCGGCGCCGAGCTTCGGCTCGTCCATTGATACGAGCTTTATCCTGGGCATGGGGAAGGTAAAGGACACGGTGAAGATCCTCCTCGACATTGACCGTGTTCTGACCCAGGAAGAGCTGGTCCGGATCGCCGACCAGGTCAGCGGCGCGTAA
- a CDS encoding chemotaxis protein CheA, producing MDDKIEHLEDLLAVVANLNQAASDVACDDLSTLAKMHGWCEAIVLACDPNGVCPNSSAAKLAGEIGKSLAGIILDEIPDAEQALHQTQDSAKKLGELVQTPQPEGAPSETASQASANAALSDAEVAQRLDRIFDDGKEPSAATDSVPYVDFGSEKPEEQAPAASTSTAAEAKAVEAYQQEPLLIDEKEQDFVKGFIEEAFEHIENIESSVLEVERSPGDTARIDDLFRPFHTIKGAAGFLNLRDINSLTHVAETLLDQARKGQRPVTPGLIDLIFDVVDVLKAQIQAVSTFLESPTSGPVPQPPVSELIGFLREVVAGTIEPRGRQSGGPARLTGEQLVERGAVAPEAVQFAVDQQEHGSSKPVGEILRDNDLVTARQVSQAMRGTEDGIASAAVRGDQSVRIDTHKLDQLVDMVGELVIAQAQVNSHGLIVTDPKLSKGVTQVTKIVRDVQEVAMAMRMLPIASTFQRMARLVRDVARKAGKQVELIITGEETELDKNVIQQIGDPLVHMVRNAVDHGVEPPEERLAAGKPQLGRIHLRAFHQGGSIVIEITDDGRGMDARKLVAKGIEKGLVRPEEELTDQQAFALIFAPGFSTAKVVTDISGRGVGMDVVRRNIELLRGRVDISSEIGRGSTFSIRLPLTLAIIDGMIVRVGNERFIIPTLTIEQSLRPTPSQVTTVQQRGEALSLRGRLIPLIQIGQLFGLADRVEPCEAMVVVARCDDGRIIGLVVHELLDQQQVVIKSLGERFKGIRGVSGGAILGDGRIGLIVEPGGIAAAYDREALPSLCRPSATPTSAVPLGLEAADAQDIPESAAVPAAL from the coding sequence ATGGACGATAAAATCGAGCATCTTGAAGACCTGCTGGCCGTTGTCGCGAACCTCAACCAGGCCGCATCGGACGTCGCATGCGATGATCTGAGCACGCTGGCGAAGATGCACGGCTGGTGTGAAGCGATCGTCCTGGCGTGCGACCCGAACGGTGTATGCCCCAACAGCAGTGCCGCGAAGCTGGCAGGCGAAATCGGCAAGTCGCTTGCAGGCATCATCCTGGACGAGATACCCGACGCGGAGCAGGCACTTCATCAGACGCAAGATTCCGCCAAGAAGCTGGGCGAGTTGGTGCAAACGCCGCAGCCTGAGGGTGCGCCGAGCGAGACGGCATCGCAGGCCTCAGCCAACGCCGCCCTTTCAGACGCGGAAGTCGCCCAGCGGCTCGATCGAATCTTCGATGACGGCAAGGAGCCTTCCGCGGCGACGGATTCCGTTCCTTACGTGGATTTCGGCAGCGAGAAGCCTGAGGAGCAGGCCCCGGCCGCTTCGACTTCGACTGCCGCTGAAGCCAAAGCCGTGGAAGCCTACCAGCAGGAACCCCTGCTGATCGACGAGAAAGAGCAGGACTTTGTCAAGGGATTCATCGAGGAAGCGTTTGAGCACATCGAGAACATCGAGTCTTCGGTATTGGAAGTGGAGCGCAGTCCGGGTGATACGGCCCGCATCGATGACCTGTTTCGGCCTTTCCACACCATCAAGGGCGCCGCAGGATTCCTCAATCTTCGGGACATCAACAGCCTGACGCACGTGGCCGAGACCCTGCTCGACCAGGCCCGGAAGGGCCAGCGTCCCGTCACGCCGGGGCTTATTGATCTGATCTTTGATGTCGTAGACGTACTGAAGGCCCAGATTCAGGCGGTATCGACATTCCTCGAGTCGCCCACGTCCGGACCCGTACCCCAACCGCCCGTCAGCGAGTTGATCGGATTCCTCAGGGAAGTCGTCGCGGGAACCATCGAGCCGCGCGGACGCCAGTCCGGCGGACCCGCGCGCCTGACGGGGGAACAGCTCGTCGAACGCGGCGCCGTTGCACCGGAGGCCGTGCAGTTTGCGGTGGATCAGCAGGAGCATGGTTCGTCGAAGCCGGTGGGTGAAATCCTGCGCGATAATGATCTGGTGACGGCGCGACAGGTCAGCCAGGCCATGCGCGGCACAGAGGACGGGATCGCCAGTGCAGCCGTTCGCGGTGACCAGTCCGTACGCATCGATACGCACAAGCTTGACCAGCTCGTGGACATGGTCGGCGAGCTGGTCATCGCTCAGGCTCAGGTGAACTCCCATGGGCTCATCGTGACCGATCCCAAGCTCAGCAAGGGCGTCACGCAGGTCACCAAGATCGTCCGCGATGTCCAGGAAGTGGCGATGGCGATGCGCATGCTGCCCATTGCCTCGACATTCCAGCGAATGGCGCGGCTCGTCCGCGACGTGGCCCGCAAGGCGGGCAAGCAGGTCGAACTGATCATTACCGGTGAGGAAACCGAGCTCGACAAGAATGTCATTCAGCAGATCGGCGATCCTCTGGTGCACATGGTGCGGAACGCCGTGGATCACGGCGTAGAGCCGCCCGAGGAGCGCCTGGCGGCGGGCAAGCCCCAGCTCGGCCGCATCCATTTGCGCGCCTTCCACCAGGGCGGCAGTATCGTGATCGAAATCACGGACGACGGACGGGGCATGGACGCACGCAAGCTGGTTGCCAAGGGCATTGAGAAGGGGCTCGTTCGACCGGAAGAGGAGTTGACGGACCAGCAGGCCTTCGCCCTGATCTTCGCCCCGGGTTTCTCCACCGCGAAGGTGGTGACGGATATCTCGGGTCGAGGCGTGGGCATGGATGTCGTCCGTCGCAACATCGAGTTGCTTCGCGGGCGCGTGGACATCTCGTCCGAAATCGGCAGGGGAAGCACGTTCTCGATTCGACTCCCGCTTACCCTGGCGATTATCGACGGCATGATCGTGCGCGTGGGGAATGAGCGATTCATCATTCCCACGCTGACCATCGAGCAGTCCCTTCGGCCGACGCCGTCGCAGGTGACCACCGTGCAGCAGCGCGGGGAAGCGCTGTCGCTGCGCGGGAGGTTGATCCCCTTGATTCAAATCGGGCAGTTGTTCGGCCTGGCCGACCGCGTGGAGCCCTGCGAGGCGATGGTCGTCGTGGCGCGCTGTGACGACGGGCGGATTATCGGCCTGGTTGTCCACGAGCTTCTGGATCAGCAACAGGTGGTCATCAAGTCGTTGGGCGAACGATTCAAGGGAATTCGCGGCGTGTCCGGCGGCGCCATCCTCGGCGACGGACGCATCGGCCTGATCGTCGAGCCGGGAGGAATCGCCGCGGCCTACGACCGGGAAGCGTTACCCAGTCTCTGCCGGCCGTCGGCAACGCCCACTTCCGCGGTACCTCTCGGCCTGGAAGCAGCGGACGCACAGGACATTCCGGAATCCGCCGCCGTACCGGCAGCCCTTTGA
- a CDS encoding riboflavin synthase produces MFTGIVEETGVIRAVNTVSGGRALSIEARAVVDGVVPGASIAVSGVCLTVTAVQAPLLTFDVIAETLAKSTLGRKRVGDRVNLERSLRAGDRIDGHFVQGHVDGTAGVDRLQVSPKEWVAWLRPQAALRSYLVPKGSVALDGVSLTIADLRDDLFSVALIPTTLERTTLAKLAVGDHVNVETDVITRTVVHCLDRMRDEGGLTLEKLKAADFL; encoded by the coding sequence ATGTTTACCGGAATTGTCGAGGAAACCGGCGTCATTCGAGCCGTGAACACCGTCTCCGGCGGGCGGGCGCTTTCCATAGAGGCGCGGGCCGTCGTCGATGGCGTTGTTCCCGGGGCGAGCATTGCCGTAAGCGGCGTTTGCCTGACGGTCACCGCCGTTCAAGCGCCCTTGCTGACATTCGATGTCATCGCGGAGACGCTGGCAAAGAGCACGCTCGGCAGGAAGCGAGTCGGTGACCGTGTCAATCTGGAGCGATCCCTGCGGGCGGGCGACCGCATCGACGGGCACTTTGTGCAGGGGCACGTCGACGGGACGGCCGGCGTCGATCGACTCCAGGTGTCGCCGAAGGAGTGGGTGGCTTGGCTTCGCCCGCAGGCCGCACTGCGGTCCTATCTCGTGCCCAAGGGTTCCGTGGCACTGGACGGCGTGTCGCTGACCATCGCCGACCTGCGCGACGACCTGTTCTCCGTCGCCCTCATTCCCACGACGCTTGAACGGACCACCCTGGCCAAGCTGGCTGTCGGTGATCATGTCAATGTAGAGACCGATGTGATTACACGGACCGTGGTTCATTGCCTGGATCGAATGCGCGACGAGGGTGGTCTGACCCTGGAAAAACTGAAAGCGGCGGACTTCCTATGA
- the pdxA gene encoding 4-hydroxythreonine-4-phosphate dehydrogenase PdxA codes for MSPAARDNVAASALNQTRPLIGITMGDPSGIGGEVIVKALADPDLRSIGRFVIYGLHDELLAAADGAGIAPFWFDVPHSRQWHVDTGVVVCDYPEFARGNWFTGRPSESGGRASLAFLDDAIAHAREGSIDALVTGPIHKVSWNLARCPFPGHTERLAHACSASRVTMAFIAGRLRVALASIHLPLFELRNHFTIGLVFQPIDLLHVALRDGFGIEHPRIAVAGLNPHAGEEGRFGDEEARIIEPAMQLARNSGIDVEGPFPADSLFTTAFRSRYDGIVAMYHDQGLIPVKMLAFHSAVNITLGLPIIRTSPDHGTAFDIAGTGAADAGSMSEAIRLACRLARQRRMSAQAATTTPAVQGSAGP; via the coding sequence ATGAGCCCCGCTGCCCGTGACAACGTTGCCGCGTCCGCATTGAACCAGACCCGCCCGCTGATCGGGATCACCATGGGGGATCCCAGCGGCATCGGCGGCGAAGTCATCGTCAAAGCCCTGGCCGACCCTGATTTGCGGTCGATTGGGCGGTTCGTGATCTACGGCCTGCATGACGAACTGCTCGCGGCGGCGGACGGAGCCGGAATCGCGCCGTTCTGGTTCGACGTGCCCCACAGCCGACAGTGGCACGTGGATACGGGCGTCGTGGTCTGCGATTACCCGGAGTTCGCCCGCGGCAACTGGTTTACAGGACGGCCCAGCGAATCGGGCGGACGAGCTTCCCTGGCCTTTCTGGATGACGCCATCGCCCACGCTCGCGAGGGTTCCATCGACGCCCTGGTCACGGGACCGATTCACAAGGTGAGCTGGAACCTGGCTAGATGTCCCTTCCCGGGACACACCGAGAGGCTCGCTCATGCCTGCAGTGCTTCGCGAGTGACCATGGCCTTCATTGCCGGGCGACTTCGCGTGGCGCTGGCGAGCATCCATTTGCCGTTGTTCGAGCTGCGCAACCATTTCACCATCGGACTGGTATTTCAGCCCATCGATCTGCTTCATGTCGCGCTTCGCGACGGGTTCGGCATTGAACATCCCCGCATCGCCGTTGCCGGGCTCAATCCGCATGCAGGCGAGGAGGGACGGTTCGGTGATGAGGAAGCCCGGATTATCGAGCCCGCCATGCAACTGGCCCGCAACAGCGGCATCGATGTCGAAGGCCCATTCCCCGCGGATTCGCTGTTCACGACGGCGTTCCGTTCGCGCTACGACGGGATTGTGGCCATGTACCACGATCAGGGGTTGATCCCCGTCAAGATGCTCGCCTTCCACAGTGCCGTGAACATCACCCTGGGATTGCCGATCATTCGCACCAGCCCCGACCACGGAACCGCCTTTGACATCGCCGGCACGGGCGCCGCCGACGCCGGCAGCATGTCCGAAGCGATTCGTCTTGCCTGCCGCTTGGCGCGCCAGCGCCGGATGTCCGCGCAAGCCGCCACAACGACACCGGCCGTGCAGGGCAGCGCCGGCCCCTGA
- a CDS encoding dodecin domain-containing protein, translating to MSESIYKIIELVGTSEKSWEDAARMAVEEAGKTLKNLRVAEVQKLDMKVEDGKVTAYRARVMLSFKYDRA from the coding sequence ATGTCTGAGAGCATCTACAAGATCATCGAACTGGTCGGCACGAGCGAGAAGTCCTGGGAGGACGCTGCCCGGATGGCCGTAGAGGAAGCAGGCAAGACGCTCAAGAACCTCCGGGTCGCGGAAGTGCAGAAATTGGACATGAAGGTGGAGGACGGCAAAGTCACCGCCTACCGCGCGCGGGTGATGCTGTCGTTCAAATACGACCGCGCATAG
- a CDS encoding cold-shock protein → MKGTVKWFNDTRGFGFITPSDGSSDIFVHYTDIEGAGHRTLHEGEQVEFESTQGERGPKATNVKVVA, encoded by the coding sequence ATGAAGGGTACGGTCAAGTGGTTTAATGACACCAGAGGATTCGGGTTCATCACCCCCTCTGACGGCAGCTCGGACATCTTTGTCCATTACACCGACATTGAGGGTGCGGGTCACCGTACGCTTCACGAGGGCGAGCAGGTCGAATTTGAATCGACGCAGGGCGAGCGAGGCCCCAAGGCGACCAACGTGAAAGTTGTCGCCTGA
- a CDS encoding glycosyltransferase → MIEGRTIVCLASAWDYDPTSKHQIMKILAERNQIIWVNYHGTRRPNLNGKDLRAAWSALRRFARGIVRVSPNFVHMTPLVVPGVTDPLLGSVHRRLLVNQIRRAIRTVPGASDRPLQIWSFAPDVACLIDRFRTERFVYYCVDDYAGFEGLDSERIMESENTLVDRADVVITTSELLYRSKLQRRSDVALVRHGVDFDHFASAWRNPPPRPDDIAGINRPIFGFFGLIHFWIDRALMAALARSRPQYAFVLIGDRATSTAELDGLPNVYFLGRRPNAELPAYCAAFRAGLMPFVRSSMTRSVNPIKMYEYLAAGLPTISTRLPEVERFAGPVIIADTAEAFAQACDRFAYGELNGTRQKISRYVAAESWRSKVEVLSRIVMDGEIPDEAPSTLQQAAMPAEELFPHDPQTASPAPEASSCATNLRLT, encoded by the coding sequence ATGATCGAGGGGCGTACCATTGTGTGTCTGGCCAGCGCGTGGGATTACGATCCGACGAGCAAGCACCAGATCATGAAGATTCTCGCGGAGCGCAACCAGATCATCTGGGTGAACTACCACGGGACACGCCGCCCGAACCTCAACGGAAAGGACCTTCGCGCCGCGTGGTCGGCCCTGCGGCGTTTCGCCCGGGGCATCGTCCGCGTTTCCCCGAATTTCGTGCACATGACGCCGCTGGTGGTGCCGGGCGTGACCGATCCGCTTCTGGGATCCGTACACCGGCGATTGCTGGTGAATCAGATTCGCCGTGCCATTCGCACCGTCCCCGGAGCGTCCGATCGTCCCCTGCAGATCTGGTCGTTCGCCCCGGATGTCGCCTGCCTGATCGATCGATTCCGCACGGAGCGCTTCGTCTACTACTGCGTGGACGACTACGCAGGTTTCGAGGGACTGGATTCCGAACGCATCATGGAATCGGAGAATACGCTGGTCGACCGGGCGGACGTGGTCATCACCACCAGCGAGCTGCTCTACCGGAGCAAGCTCCAGCGGCGCAGCGATGTGGCGCTCGTTCGCCACGGGGTGGACTTCGACCATTTCGCCTCCGCGTGGCGAAATCCGCCGCCCCGCCCGGATGACATCGCCGGCATCAACCGACCCATCTTCGGGTTCTTTGGACTGATTCACTTCTGGATCGACCGCGCCCTGATGGCCGCCCTCGCCAGATCCCGACCACAGTATGCCTTCGTCCTGATCGGCGACCGCGCCACGAGCACAGCCGAACTCGACGGGTTGCCCAACGTGTACTTTCTCGGTCGGCGACCCAATGCCGAGCTGCCCGCCTATTGCGCCGCGTTCCGCGCGGGTCTCATGCCCTTCGTGCGCAGCTCCATGACCCGCAGTGTGAATCCCATCAAGATGTACGAATACCTCGCCGCGGGCCTGCCGACGATCTCGACCAGGCTGCCGGAGGTGGAACGTTTCGCCGGGCCCGTGATTATTGCGGACACGGCGGAGGCATTCGCCCAGGCCTGCGACCGCTTCGCCTACGGCGAGCTCAACGGCACACGCCAGAAGATCAGTCGCTACGTTGCCGCCGAATCCTGGCGGTCCAAGGTCGAGGTACTCTCGCGAATCGTGATGGACGGCGAAATTCCGGACGAAGCGCCTTCGACACTCCAACAGGCCGCGATGCCGGCGGAAGAGCTGTTTCCCCACGATCCTCAGACCGCATCCCCAGCACCTGAGGCTTCGTCCTGCGCAACCAACCTTCGACTGACTTGA
- a CDS encoding CpsD/CapB family tyrosine-protein kinase, which yields MGRIADALKRAEMEREAARGGEAESAAAAVATIEAPTEVEAGSENAASEEPAASRKPSLDVVTGLHESLIPFFQRSSSVTEQYRSLRTRLLSQNPQYEHRVLAITSAIPREGKSVTTLNLSCTIAEIRHLRVLAVDADFRRGSLARMLKVKEGPGLAEVLSGKVNYSDAIQPTPIPNLMFMPAGRTHGRPAAEILASAATRPIFKRIQNEFHYTIVDTPPATTVTDVGIIGQVCNGVVLVVRLHRTDEAAAKRAVRLLQSNNISIVGCLVVGRDRPGGRYGYGYPYYRYYRYDYREKETSRSSR from the coding sequence ATGGGAAGAATCGCCGACGCACTGAAACGAGCCGAGATGGAGCGCGAAGCCGCGCGCGGCGGCGAGGCGGAATCCGCAGCCGCAGCCGTCGCCACCATCGAGGCTCCGACGGAAGTCGAAGCCGGATCGGAGAACGCCGCGTCGGAGGAACCGGCCGCGTCCCGGAAACCCAGCCTCGACGTCGTCACCGGTCTGCATGAATCACTGATCCCGTTCTTCCAGCGGTCCTCGAGCGTTACGGAGCAATACCGCTCGCTTCGTACACGGCTTCTGAGTCAGAATCCGCAATATGAACACCGCGTGCTCGCCATCACCAGCGCCATTCCGCGCGAGGGCAAGAGCGTCACGACACTGAATCTCTCCTGCACGATCGCGGAAATCCGACACTTGCGTGTCCTGGCCGTTGATGCGGACTTCCGCCGCGGATCGCTGGCCCGCATGCTGAAGGTCAAGGAAGGGCCCGGGCTCGCTGAAGTGCTCAGCGGGAAGGTGAATTACTCCGACGCGATTCAGCCGACACCGATTCCCAACTTGATGTTCATGCCCGCCGGTCGGACACACGGCCGACCCGCCGCGGAGATTCTCGCCTCGGCGGCCACCCGCCCGATTTTCAAGCGGATTCAGAACGAATTTCACTACACGATCGTCGACACGCCGCCGGCGACGACGGTCACCGACGTGGGCATTATCGGGCAGGTGTGCAACGGCGTGGTGCTGGTTGTCCGACTCCATCGCACGGACGAAGCCGCGGCCAAGCGTGCCGTGCGCCTGCTCCAGTCGAACAACATCTCCATCGTGGGATGCCTGGTCGTGGGGCGCGATCGACCCGGCGGACGGTACGGCTACGGCTACCCTTACTACCGCTATTACCGCTACGACTATCGCGAAAAGGAAACGTCGCGTTCGTCGCGTTAG